Genomic segment of Yoonia sp. R2331:
CCTGCTGCGGGACCATTTCACGACGCTGGACACCGCGGCAGAGGTTGGCTTGTCCGGCAGCGGAAGGTTGCATGACCTTTTCCTGCGGTGGGAAGCGATGACACCTGGCGACTACGCCCAAGGCGGTGCTGGCCTGACCATCACCTGGGGCCGGTTTGACAGCCCCTTTGGCCCGGCTTTGGTGATGGGCACTCACAAGGGCATTTGCGGCTTGGGCTTCGCGGCAGAAGCGGGCGAGGTCGCCGCCCTGCAGGACCTGCAAAAGCGCTGGCCCAATGCCACTTTTGTCGAAGACAGCGCACCTTTGGCCCCTTGGGTCGAAGCCGCCTTCAGCATGCGGGGCGAGGCCAAGTTGCATATGATCGGCGCGCCCTTCCAACTCAAGGTGTGGGAGGCGTTGCTGCACATCCCCCCAGGACAGGTCACGACCTATGGCGAAATCGCCAAATCCATCGGCAACCCCAAGGCCGTGCGCGCGGTCGGAACAGCCGTGGGCCGCAACCCGGTGGGATATCTGATCCCCTGCCACCGCGCCTTGCGGAAATCGGGTGCTTTGGGCGGCTATCACTGGGGATTGCCCGTCAAACGCGCCCTATTGGCATGGGAATCCGCGCGCGCCGACGCGGTGGCGTAATTCCATAGCAGCGGGCAAAAATTTGCCCATTGCACCTGCGTTATTGGATATCAGGGACTATTCCGGCATAGGTTGGGCACAACAACCGCGCTGATTTGCGCTTTACGGACGGAAACCTCCCCATGACTTTTTCACGAATGAACCTCGTTCTCGCTGCTGGCTCTTTGGCCTTTGTCACGGCCTGCGCCGGCACAGGTGGCCCAAATGACAATCAAAACGCCCGGTCGGGTGCTGCTGCGGGCGCCGCGCTTGGTGCGCTGGTGGGGGCCGCGACCGGCGACAACAAGGGCGAACGTCGACGCCAAGCCGCTTTGGGCGCGATAGTAGGCGCAGGCATCGGCGCAGGGATCGGCAACGCACTTG
This window contains:
- a CDS encoding methylated-DNA--[protein]-cysteine S-methyltransferase, whose amino-acid sequence is MEQEQSYHYQVMRRAIDAIDAAEGTISLTDLAADMQMSPAHFQRVFTTWVGVSPKRYQQYLKLDHARSLLRDHFTTLDTAAEVGLSGSGRLHDLFLRWEAMTPGDYAQGGAGLTITWGRFDSPFGPALVMGTHKGICGLGFAAEAGEVAALQDLQKRWPNATFVEDSAPLAPWVEAAFSMRGEAKLHMIGAPFQLKVWEALLHIPPGQVTTYGEIAKSIGNPKAVRAVGTAVGRNPVGYLIPCHRALRKSGALGGYHWGLPVKRALLAWESARADAVA